The Cohaesibacter gelatinilyticus genome contains a region encoding:
- a CDS encoding TRAP transporter substrate-binding protein, with product MKSILKKSGIAFVAASGLLALQAGTALAETKLVMSSWLPPKHPIVAKVMKPWAKEVGKVTDGRVKIRVLAKPLGPPPAHFDMAVDGVADITYGLHSFTKDDRFLRSRIGQFSFLGDNATSTSKAYWNVYGGDLKAQDEHKGVKLLGLFVHGPGMFHNNQREITKVEDFKGLKIRTPGGYIADLAGDLGITTQFMGPGQVFEKLSRGVIDGVTFPVEAIKAFKLTKHLTNSMEIPGGIYNTSWFLVMNDKKWDAISDADKKAIMAISGESFAERAGKAWDASDASGAEHVAKSDIKVSQAPDAVVSAIKELASGYEAKWSEALKAQGFDGKAALEAMRSQAAK from the coding sequence ATGAAATCGATTTTGAAGAAAAGCGGTATTGCTTTTGTCGCTGCAAGTGGTCTTCTGGCTCTACAGGCAGGTACTGCCTTGGCTGAAACCAAACTGGTCATGTCTTCCTGGTTGCCTCCAAAGCATCCGATTGTTGCCAAAGTCATGAAGCCTTGGGCCAAGGAAGTCGGCAAGGTAACCGATGGTCGCGTCAAGATCCGTGTATTGGCCAAGCCACTTGGCCCTCCTCCTGCGCATTTCGATATGGCTGTTGATGGGGTGGCAGACATTACTTATGGCCTGCATTCCTTTACCAAGGATGATCGCTTCCTGCGGTCCCGCATTGGCCAGTTCTCGTTTTTGGGTGACAATGCGACGTCCACGTCCAAAGCATATTGGAATGTCTATGGTGGCGATCTGAAAGCTCAAGATGAGCATAAGGGTGTGAAACTGCTGGGCCTTTTCGTCCATGGTCCTGGCATGTTCCATAACAATCAGCGTGAGATCACCAAGGTTGAAGATTTCAAAGGTCTGAAGATCCGCACACCAGGTGGTTATATTGCTGATCTGGCTGGCGATCTGGGCATCACAACCCAGTTCATGGGGCCAGGTCAAGTCTTCGAGAAACTTTCTCGCGGTGTGATTGATGGCGTGACCTTTCCGGTAGAAGCAATCAAAGCCTTCAAGCTGACCAAGCATCTGACCAACTCCATGGAAATTCCTGGTGGCATCTACAACACCAGCTGGTTCCTGGTGATGAATGACAAGAAATGGGATGCCATTTCCGATGCCGACAAGAAAGCCATCATGGCAATTTCTGGTGAGTCCTTTGCCGAACGTGCGGGCAAGGCGTGGGATGCCTCTGATGCCTCCGGTGCCGAACATGTTGCCAAGAGCGATATCAAAGTCAGCCAGGCTCCAGACGCTGTGGTTTCAGCTATCAAGGAACTTGCTTCCGGTTATGAGGCCAAATGGTCTGAAGCTCTGAAAGCACAAGGTTTCGATGGCAAAGCCGCTCTTGAAGCCATGCGCAGCCAGGCTGCCAAGTAA
- a CDS encoding TRAP transporter small permease → MSKDLYGFPDRPIKGWSNLSRWLGTCAILLLTGLTMLTSVDVVARYWFNSPVNGAFELTQLMLAALIFVALPLTTAARQHIEVDLLANMLGDWADKATVLFAGLASMLVLLALSWRLAHHTLKLAEDGAVTNSLELPLFPVGIIASLSCLVSAALVLAISLNAMKKG, encoded by the coding sequence ATGTCAAAAGACCTCTATGGTTTTCCGGACCGGCCCATCAAGGGCTGGTCCAATCTCTCCAGATGGCTGGGAACCTGCGCCATTCTGCTGTTGACTGGCCTGACGATGTTGACGTCGGTCGATGTGGTGGCGCGTTACTGGTTCAATTCTCCAGTCAATGGTGCGTTTGAACTGACCCAGTTGATGTTGGCGGCTTTGATATTTGTTGCACTGCCACTCACAACTGCAGCACGCCAACATATCGAAGTCGATTTGCTGGCCAATATGCTGGGCGATTGGGCGGATAAGGCAACAGTCCTTTTTGCAGGTCTTGCCTCAATGCTGGTGCTTCTGGCACTTAGCTGGCGTCTGGCGCACCACACCCTGAAATTGGCAGAAGACGGAGCCGTGACCAATTCTCTGGAATTGCCTCTGTTTCCGGTCGGTATCATCGCCAGCCTGTCCTGTCTGGTAAGTGCAGCTTTGGTCCTTGCCATTTCTCTCAATGCCATGAAAAAAGGCTGA
- a CDS encoding aromatic amino acid transaminase has protein sequence MFEQMQKAEGDKILALMGLYRADERANKIDLGVGVYKDSQGQTPIMTSIGKAENWQISHQASKTYVGLAGDVGFNDAITRLALGNDYDKSRIRTQQAPGGSGALRIIAEMLAGAKEGATIWVPDPTWPNHMPIFGTAGLTIKTYPYFNAETGQVRFDDMAEALKAIPEQDIVLLHGCCHNPTGANLTIDEWKIVGEILVERNLLPFIDIAYQGFGDGLEADAAGLRHLAGVVPEMVVALSCSKNFAVYCDRVGAAILMGRNGDEADKAISQLALVARKSYSMPPNHGAAVVRTILESDELRGEWQTELESMRLRMLTLRTGLADALRQKTNSERFDFVAEHRGMFSRLGLTAAQVDQLREQHAIYMVGDSRINVAGLPDDGLDELAAAIASVL, from the coding sequence ATGTTTGAGCAAATGCAAAAGGCCGAAGGCGATAAGATCTTGGCCCTTATGGGTCTGTATCGCGCCGACGAACGCGCTAACAAAATCGATCTTGGTGTCGGTGTCTATAAGGACAGCCAAGGTCAGACGCCTATCATGACATCGATTGGCAAGGCTGAGAACTGGCAGATCTCCCATCAGGCTTCCAAGACCTATGTCGGTCTGGCCGGTGATGTCGGTTTCAATGATGCAATCACGCGCCTTGCACTGGGCAATGATTATGACAAGAGCCGCATTCGCACTCAGCAAGCCCCTGGTGGTTCAGGCGCCTTGCGCATCATTGCCGAAATGCTGGCTGGTGCCAAAGAAGGGGCAACCATCTGGGTGCCGGATCCGACCTGGCCAAACCATATGCCGATCTTTGGTACTGCTGGCCTGACCATCAAGACCTATCCTTATTTCAATGCCGAGACCGGGCAGGTTCGCTTCGATGATATGGCAGAGGCTTTGAAGGCCATTCCTGAGCAGGATATCGTGTTGCTGCATGGCTGCTGCCACAACCCGACCGGCGCCAATCTAACCATCGATGAATGGAAGATCGTTGGCGAGATTTTGGTTGAACGCAATCTGCTGCCTTTCATCGATATTGCCTATCAGGGCTTTGGTGATGGCCTGGAAGCAGACGCTGCAGGACTACGCCACCTAGCTGGCGTCGTGCCGGAAATGGTCGTGGCCCTTAGCTGTTCGAAGAATTTTGCCGTTTATTGCGACCGTGTTGGCGCAGCCATCCTGATGGGTCGCAATGGCGATGAAGCTGACAAGGCTATCAGCCAGTTGGCGCTCGTTGCCCGCAAGAGCTATTCCATGCCACCAAACCATGGTGCCGCAGTTGTTCGCACCATTCTGGAGAGCGATGAGCTGCGCGGTGAATGGCAGACTGAACTGGAATCCATGCGCCTTCGCATGCTGACCTTGCGCACCGGCCTGGCGGATGCCTTGCGTCAGAAAACCAATAGCGAGCGCTTTGACTTTGTCGCCGAACATCGCGGTATGTTTTCACGTCTCGGCCTCACCGCCGCTCAGGTCGATCAGCTGCGCGAGCAACATGCCATCTATATGGTCGGCGATAGCCGCATCAATGTGGCTGGCCTTCCTGATGACGGGCTGGATGAGTTGGCGGCTGCCATTGCCAGTGTGCTGTAA
- a CDS encoding TRAP transporter large permease, with protein MFESLIGFAVLLGMIFLRVPIAFAMILVGVVGFALMRDWGAAWSMLGNIAFDTGLSYTLSVIPLFILMGNLLTISGVSHGLYAAANHLLGRYRGGLAMASVVACGGFSAVCGSSLATAATMSKVAMPSMRKYGYADSLATGSIAAGGTLGILIPPSVVMIIYGLLTESDIGKLFIAGVIPGLLGVIFYVGAIVVATRLNPDLAPKSEGTELFSQKERVGVIAITGLFVLIMVGIYGGFFTPTEAAAVGAFAAFLIALYMGAVNKESLRDASIESARSTAMIFAIIIGAEVFSNFINFAGLPDALAEWVGDMEVNAYVVMLGIVLIYIVLGCVLESLSMILLTVPVFYPLITELDFGLEILEDPELVLIWFAVIVVVVTEISLISPPVGMNVFVLRNVLPDVELGTIFKGVLPFWLADIARLILLIAVPYFSLWLVVQMS; from the coding sequence ATGTTTGAATCCCTCATTGGCTTTGCGGTTCTGCTGGGCATGATTTTTCTGCGCGTGCCAATTGCCTTCGCCATGATCCTGGTTGGAGTGGTTGGTTTTGCCCTGATGCGTGACTGGGGAGCAGCCTGGTCCATGTTGGGAAATATCGCCTTTGATACCGGCCTTTCCTACACTTTGTCCGTGATTCCGCTTTTCATCCTGATGGGCAACCTGTTGACCATCTCTGGGGTCAGTCACGGTCTCTATGCCGCAGCCAATCATCTGCTTGGTCGTTATCGCGGTGGGCTGGCCATGGCGTCTGTGGTGGCTTGTGGTGGCTTTTCCGCGGTTTGTGGCTCCTCTCTTGCAACCGCAGCCACCATGTCCAAAGTTGCCATGCCGTCCATGCGCAAATATGGCTATGCGGACAGCTTGGCAACAGGTTCCATTGCCGCTGGTGGGACGCTCGGCATTCTCATTCCACCGTCTGTAGTCATGATCATCTATGGTCTTTTGACAGAGTCTGATATCGGCAAACTCTTTATTGCCGGGGTGATACCGGGCTTACTCGGTGTGATCTTTTATGTTGGCGCAATCGTTGTTGCGACACGCCTGAACCCTGATCTTGCCCCCAAATCTGAAGGTACGGAGCTTTTTTCTCAGAAAGAACGTGTGGGTGTCATTGCGATCACTGGCTTGTTCGTTCTGATCATGGTTGGCATTTATGGTGGCTTCTTCACTCCCACAGAAGCTGCTGCTGTTGGCGCATTTGCTGCATTCCTGATTGCCCTCTATATGGGCGCGGTGAACAAGGAAAGTCTGCGTGATGCATCCATCGAAAGTGCACGTTCAACTGCCATGATCTTTGCCATCATCATTGGTGCGGAAGTCTTCTCCAACTTCATCAACTTTGCGGGTCTGCCGGATGCATTGGCCGAATGGGTTGGCGATATGGAAGTCAACGCGTATGTGGTGATGCTCGGCATCGTGCTGATCTATATCGTGTTGGGTTGCGTACTTGAGAGCCTCTCCATGATTTTGCTTACAGTGCCGGTTTTCTATCCTCTGATCACCGAGCTGGATTTTGGTCTGGAAATTTTGGAAGACCCGGAGCTGGTGCTGATCTGGTTTGCTGTGATTGTTGTTGTGGTTACCGAGATCAGTCTTATCTCACCGCCGGTTGGCATGAATGTTTTCGTGCTGCGCAATGTCCTGCCTGACGTGGAACTGGGTACGATCTTCAAAGGGGTTCTACCTTTTTGGCTGGCAGATATTGCACGCCTGATCCTGTTGATCGCGGTGCCCTATTTCTCGCTTTGGCTTGTTGTGCAAATGAGCTAG